From Saccharothrix espanaensis DSM 44229, the proteins below share one genomic window:
- a CDS encoding ABC transporter permease — protein MTALLFLARRVAATTATLLAVAVVLFAASEVLPGDAAASSLGLDATAEDVVARRLELGLDRPWPVRFLDWLAGAVRFDLGTSVMSGEPVTEIVAEPLGATGLLVGITAAVTVPLAMLIGLVSGLRRGGRADRALSAVSVVAVSIPQFVTAGLLVLVFADLVPILPAISLPPLGGTPLDKPDILVLPVVALTLFGAAWAGRIVRAAVIDADGLPHVEAARLAGLPERTVVWRHLLPATVPPCAHAFAWLLSGLFGGTAVVEIVFNYPGLSQTLVAAVRNHDTAVLEGVGLLLAAIIIVSFVLADLLVLLADPRLRVAAR, from the coding sequence GTGACCGCGCTGCTCTTCCTCGCCCGCAGGGTGGCGGCCACCACCGCGACGCTCCTCGCCGTCGCGGTGGTGCTGTTCGCGGCCTCGGAGGTGCTGCCCGGCGACGCCGCCGCGTCGTCGCTCGGGCTCGACGCCACGGCGGAGGACGTCGTCGCCCGCCGGCTGGAGCTGGGGCTGGACCGGCCGTGGCCGGTGCGGTTCCTGGACTGGCTGGCCGGCGCGGTCCGGTTCGACCTGGGCACCAGCGTGATGTCCGGCGAGCCGGTGACCGAGATCGTCGCCGAGCCGTTGGGCGCGACCGGCCTGCTGGTCGGGATCACGGCCGCGGTGACGGTCCCGCTGGCGATGCTGATCGGCCTGGTGTCGGGGCTGCGCCGGGGCGGGCGGGCGGACCGGGCGCTGTCGGCGGTGTCGGTGGTCGCGGTGTCGATCCCGCAGTTCGTCACGGCCGGGCTGCTGGTGCTGGTGTTCGCCGACCTGGTGCCGATCCTGCCCGCGATCTCGTTGCCGCCGCTGGGCGGCACGCCGTTGGACAAGCCGGACATCCTGGTGCTGCCCGTGGTGGCGCTGACCCTGTTCGGCGCGGCCTGGGCGGGCCGGATCGTGCGGGCGGCGGTGATCGACGCCGACGGGCTGCCGCACGTGGAGGCCGCCCGGCTGGCCGGTCTGCCGGAACGGACCGTGGTGTGGCGGCACCTGCTGCCGGCGACCGTGCCGCCGTGCGCGCACGCCTTCGCGTGGCTGCTCAGCGGGCTGTTCGGCGGCACGGCCGTGGTGGAGATCGTGTTCAACTACCCCGGCCTGTCGCAGACCCTGGTGGCGGCGGTGCGCAACCACGACACGGCCGTGCTGGAGGGCGTCGGGCTGCTGCTCGCGGCGATCATCATCGTCTCGTTCGTGCTGGCCGACCTGCTGGTGCTGCTGGCCGACCCGCGGCTGAGGGTGGCGGCCCGGTGA